A region from the Pseudomonas promysalinigenes genome encodes:
- the rho gene encoding transcription termination factor Rho translates to MNLTELKQKPITDLLEMAEQMGIENMARSRKQDVIFALLKKHAKSGEEISGDGVLEILQDGFGFLRSADASYLAGPDDIYVSPSQIRRFNLRTGDTIVGKIRPPKEGERYFALLKVDTINFDRPENAKNKILFENLTPLFPNKRLKMEAGNGSTEDLTGRVIDLCAPIGKGQRGLIVAPPKAGKTIMLQNIAANITRNNPECHLIVLLIDERPEEVTEMQRTVRGEVVASTFDEPPTRHVQVAEMVIEKAKRLVEHKKDVVILLDSITRLARAYNTVIPSSGKVLTGGVDAHALEKPKRFFGAARNIEEGGSLTIIATALVETGSKMDEVIYEEFKGTGNMELPLDRRIAEKRVFPAININRSGTRREELLTADDELQRMWILRKLLHPMDEIAAIEFLVDKLKQTKTNDEFFLSMKRK, encoded by the coding sequence ATGAACCTGACTGAACTCAAGCAAAAGCCGATTACCGATCTTTTGGAAATGGCCGAACAGATGGGCATCGAAAACATGGCCCGTTCGCGCAAACAGGACGTGATTTTCGCCCTGCTGAAGAAGCATGCGAAGAGCGGCGAAGAGATCTCGGGTGACGGCGTGCTGGAGATTCTCCAGGATGGTTTCGGTTTCCTGCGTTCTGCTGATGCGTCCTACCTGGCCGGCCCCGATGACATTTACGTCTCGCCAAGCCAGATCCGCCGTTTCAACCTGCGTACCGGCGACACCATCGTCGGCAAGATCCGCCCACCCAAAGAAGGGGAGCGTTACTTCGCCCTGCTGAAGGTCGACACCATCAACTTCGACCGTCCGGAAAACGCGAAGAACAAGATCCTGTTCGAGAACCTGACGCCGCTGTTCCCCAACAAGCGTCTGAAGATGGAAGCCGGTAACGGCTCCACCGAAGACCTCACCGGCCGCGTCATCGACCTGTGCGCCCCGATTGGCAAAGGCCAGCGTGGCCTGATCGTTGCTCCGCCAAAAGCCGGTAAGACGATCATGCTGCAGAACATCGCGGCGAACATCACTCGTAACAACCCTGAGTGCCACCTGATTGTCCTGCTGATCGACGAGCGCCCGGAAGAAGTGACCGAAATGCAGCGCACCGTGCGCGGCGAAGTGGTCGCCTCGACCTTCGACGAGCCGCCAACCCGCCACGTGCAGGTTGCCGAAATGGTCATCGAGAAGGCCAAGCGCCTGGTCGAGCACAAAAAGGATGTGGTCATCCTGCTGGACTCCATCACCCGCCTGGCCCGTGCCTACAACACCGTGATCCCAAGCTCCGGCAAGGTGCTGACCGGTGGTGTCGATGCCCATGCGCTGGAGAAGCCCAAGCGCTTCTTTGGCGCCGCGCGAAACATCGAAGAAGGTGGCTCGCTGACCATCATCGCCACCGCGCTGGTAGAAACCGGCTCGAAGATGGATGAGGTGATCTACGAAGAGTTCAAGGGTACTGGCAACATGGAGCTGCCTCTGGACCGTCGTATCGCCGAGAAGCGTGTGTTCCCGGCCATCAACATCAACCGCTCCGGTACCCGCCGCGAAGAGCTGCTCACCGCTGATGATGAGCTGCAGCGCATGTGGATCCTGCGTAAGCTGCTGCACCCGATGGACGAGATCGCGGCTATCGAGTTCCTGGTCGACAAGCTCAAGCAGACCAAGACCAACGACGAGTTCTTCCTGTCGATGAAGCGCAAGTAA
- the ubiD gene encoding 4-hydroxy-3-polyprenylbenzoate decarboxylase: MQYRDLRDFIRGLEQRGELKRIQVPISPVLEMTEVCDRTLRAKGPALLFEKPTGFDIPVLGNLFGTPERVAMGMGAESVDELREIGKLLAFLKEPEPPKGLKDAWSKLPIFKKVVSMAPKVIKDAVCQEVVVEGDDVDLGQLPIQHCWPGDVAPLITWGLTVTRGPNKDRQNLGIYRQQVIGRNKVIMRWLSHRGGALDYREWCEKNPGQPFPVAVALGADPATILGAVTPVPDTLSEYAFAGLLRGNRTELVKCRGSNLQVPATAEIILEGVIHPGEMAPEGPYGDHTGYYNEVDSFPVFTVERITHRQKPIYHSTYTGRPPDEPAILGVALNEVFVPILQKQFPEIVDFYLPPEGCSYRMAVVTMKKQYPGHAKRVMLGVWSFLRQFMYTKFVIVTDDDINARDWNDVIWAITTRMDPKRDTVMIDNTPIDYLDFASPVSGLGSKMGLDATHKWPGETTREWGRVIVKDEAVTRRIDELWDQLGIN; the protein is encoded by the coding sequence ATGCAGTATCGCGACTTGCGCGACTTCATTCGTGGCCTGGAGCAGCGCGGTGAACTCAAGCGCATCCAGGTTCCGATTTCCCCTGTACTGGAAATGACCGAGGTCTGCGACCGCACCCTGCGCGCCAAGGGCCCGGCGTTGCTATTCGAAAAGCCCACTGGCTTCGACATCCCTGTCCTGGGCAACCTGTTCGGCACGCCTGAGCGCGTGGCCATGGGCATGGGCGCCGAGTCGGTCGACGAGCTGCGCGAAATCGGCAAGTTGCTGGCCTTCCTCAAAGAGCCCGAGCCGCCAAAAGGCCTGAAAGACGCCTGGTCCAAGCTGCCGATCTTCAAGAAAGTCGTGTCGATGGCGCCCAAGGTGATCAAAGACGCGGTATGCCAGGAAGTGGTGGTCGAGGGCGATGATGTCGACCTCGGCCAACTGCCCATTCAGCACTGCTGGCCAGGCGACGTGGCGCCGCTGATCACCTGGGGTCTGACCGTTACCCGTGGGCCAAACAAGGACCGCCAGAACCTGGGCATTTACCGCCAGCAGGTGATCGGCCGTAACAAGGTGATCATGCGTTGGCTGAGCCACCGTGGCGGTGCGCTGGATTATCGCGAGTGGTGCGAAAAGAACCCAGGCCAGCCGTTCCCCGTGGCGGTGGCGCTTGGCGCTGACCCAGCGACCATTCTGGGCGCCGTGACACCGGTGCCAGATACGCTGTCCGAATACGCGTTCGCTGGCCTGTTGCGCGGCAACCGCACCGAACTGGTCAAGTGCCGAGGCAGTAACCTGCAGGTACCGGCTACCGCCGAAATCATCCTCGAAGGCGTAATTCACCCGGGCGAAATGGCCCCTGAAGGTCCCTATGGCGACCACACCGGGTACTACAACGAGGTGGACAGCTTCCCGGTATTCACCGTCGAGCGCATCACTCATCGGCAAAAACCGATCTACCACAGCACCTACACCGGCCGGCCACCGGATGAACCTGCCATTTTGGGTGTGGCTCTGAACGAAGTGTTCGTACCCATTCTGCAAAAGCAGTTCCCGGAGATCGTCGACTTCTACCTGCCGCCTGAGGGTTGCTCGTACCGCATGGCGGTTGTGACCATGAAAAAGCAGTATCCAGGCCACGCCAAGCGCGTGATGCTGGGTGTGTGGTCGTTCCTGCGACAGTTCATGTACACCAAATTCGTTATCGTCACCGACGATGACATCAACGCCCGCGACTGGAACGATGTGATCTGGGCTATCACCACGCGCATGGACCCCAAGCGTGATACGGTGATGATCGACAACACCCCGATCGACTACCTGGACTTTGCATCCCCGGTATCGGGGCTGGGGTCGAAGATGGGCCTGGACGCCACACACAAGTGGCCGGGCGAGACTACACGCGAATGGGGCCGAGTCATCGTCAAGGACGAGGCCGTCACCCGCCGCATCGATGAGCTGTGGGATCAATTGGGAATAAATTGA
- a CDS encoding NADPH:quinone oxidoreductase family protein, protein MKAVLCKTLGPARDLVLEDATSPVPKKNEILLDVHAAGVNFPDTLIIEGKYQFQPPLPFSPGGEAAGVISAVGEKAGSFKVGDRVMALTGWGAFAEQVAVPFYNVMPIPEHMDFATAAAFGMTYGTSMHALKQRGQLQPGETLLVLGASGGVGLAAVEIGKAMGARVIAAASSAEKLAIAKAAGADELIDYSQASLKDEIKRLTGGQGADVIYDPVGGELFDQAVRGLAWQGRLLVVGFASGTIPQMSANLVLLKGAAVLGVFWGAFAQRQPEDNAANFRQLFAWHAEGKLKPLVSKTYPLAEAGAAIEALAQRKAVGKLVVLAK, encoded by the coding sequence ATGAAAGCGGTGTTGTGCAAAACCCTCGGCCCGGCTCGCGACCTGGTACTGGAAGACGCAACCAGCCCGGTACCGAAGAAGAATGAGATCCTGCTCGATGTTCACGCTGCCGGGGTCAATTTCCCCGACACGCTGATCATCGAAGGGAAATACCAGTTCCAACCGCCCTTGCCATTCTCACCTGGCGGTGAGGCCGCAGGCGTGATTTCGGCAGTGGGCGAAAAAGCCGGCAGCTTCAAAGTGGGCGACCGGGTAATGGCTCTGACCGGCTGGGGGGCTTTCGCCGAACAGGTGGCGGTCCCGTTCTATAACGTCATGCCGATCCCCGAGCACATGGATTTCGCCACCGCTGCGGCCTTTGGCATGACCTACGGCACCTCGATGCACGCGCTCAAGCAGCGCGGCCAGCTGCAGCCTGGGGAAACCCTGTTGGTGTTGGGCGCCTCTGGTGGTGTCGGCCTGGCAGCGGTGGAAATTGGCAAGGCCATGGGCGCGAGGGTGATCGCAGCGGCCAGCAGCGCCGAGAAGCTTGCCATTGCCAAAGCTGCCGGAGCTGACGAATTGATCGACTATAGCCAGGCGAGCCTGAAGGACGAGATCAAGCGTCTGACAGGCGGCCAAGGCGCCGACGTGATTTACGACCCGGTCGGGGGCGAGCTGTTCGACCAAGCCGTGCGCGGCCTTGCATGGCAGGGACGGTTATTGGTGGTCGGGTTTGCCAGCGGGACGATCCCGCAAATGTCGGCAAACCTGGTGCTGCTCAAAGGGGCAGCAGTGCTTGGAGTGTTCTGGGGTGCGTTTGCCCAGCGGCAGCCGGAGGACAATGCAGCGAATTTCCGACAGCTGTTCGCTTGGCATGCCGAGGGCAAGTTGAAGCCCCTGGTGTCGAAAACCTATCCACTGGCTGAGGCCGGGGCGGCGATCGAAGCATTGGCGCAGCGCAAGGCCGTCGGTAAGTTGGTGGTGCTGGCCAAGTAA
- a CDS encoding 5-formyltetrahydrofolate cyclo-ligase, whose amino-acid sequence MTETAPLTRPQLRRLLRTARRALTPAQQLKASRGLYRQLAQHPLFRRARHIALYLPNDGEIDPRLLLREAQRRGKRTYLPVLHAWPRTRMVFQRFDQGEKLKRNRFRIPEPLADRRRQRPIWALDLILLPLVGFDEVGGRLGMGGGFYDRSLAYQARRKSWKKPLLLGLAHECQKVERLAQASWDVPLQGTVSDRNWYLAPH is encoded by the coding sequence ATGACTGAAACTGCGCCGCTCACCCGCCCCCAGCTTCGTCGCCTGCTTCGCACCGCCCGCCGCGCCCTCACCCCCGCTCAACAGCTTAAGGCCTCACGCGGCCTGTATCGCCAGCTGGCGCAGCATCCTTTGTTCCGACGCGCCCGGCATATCGCCCTCTACCTGCCCAACGACGGTGAGATCGACCCGCGCCTGCTGTTGCGCGAGGCCCAGCGCCGAGGCAAGCGCACCTACCTGCCGGTGCTGCATGCCTGGCCGCGTACCCGCATGGTGTTTCAGCGCTTCGACCAGGGCGAGAAACTCAAGCGCAACCGCTTCCGCATACCCGAGCCCTTGGCTGATCGCCGGCGCCAGCGGCCGATATGGGCGCTGGACCTGATCCTCTTGCCGTTGGTCGGCTTCGATGAAGTGGGCGGCCGGCTGGGCATGGGCGGAGGGTTTTACGACCGCAGCCTGGCTTACCAGGCACGTCGCAAGAGCTGGAAAAAACCGCTGCTGCTGGGGCTGGCCCATGAGTGCCAGAAGGTCGAGCGACTGGCGCAGGCCAGTTGGGATGTACCGCTGCAAGGCACGGTCAGCGACCGCAACTGGTACCTGGCGCCACACTGA
- the ppx gene encoding exopolyphosphatase, whose protein sequence is MPQTSAKNLSLIAAIDLGSNSFHMVVAKAHHTEIRILERLGEKVQLAAGIDEERRLSEEAMERGLECLKRFAQLINGMPAGSVRIVGTNALREARNRNVFIQRAEAILGHPVEVISGREEARLIYLGVSHTLADNPGKRLVADIGGGSTEFIIGQRFEPLLRESLQMGCVSFTQRYFRDGKITPARYAQAYTAARLELMSIENGLHRLTWDEAIGSSGTIRAIGAAIKAAGLGNGEVNAEGLAWVKRKLFKLGEADKIDFEGVKPDRRTIFPAGLAILEAIFDALELQRMDHCDGALREGVLFDLLGRHHHEDVRERTLNSLMERYHVDQGQAARVERKALHAFDQVAAQWDLNEGNWRDLLSWAAKIHEIGLDIAHYHYHKHGAYLVEHSDLAGFSREDQQMMALLVRGHRRNIPKDKFVELGDEGVKLLRLCVLLRFAILFHHIRGTQQMPKVQLKADEDSLEVVFPEGWLEQNQLTQADFANEAQWLTRVGFVLSVR, encoded by the coding sequence ATGCCGCAAACTTCCGCGAAGAACCTGTCTCTGATCGCCGCCATCGACCTGGGCTCCAATAGCTTTCACATGGTCGTGGCCAAGGCCCACCATACTGAGATCCGCATTCTCGAGCGGCTGGGCGAAAAGGTTCAGCTTGCCGCTGGCATCGACGAAGAGCGCAGGCTCAGTGAAGAAGCCATGGAACGTGGCCTGGAATGCCTGAAGCGTTTTGCCCAGCTGATCAACGGCATGCCGGCAGGCTCGGTGCGCATCGTTGGCACCAATGCCCTGCGAGAAGCGCGTAACCGCAACGTATTCATCCAGCGCGCCGAAGCTATCCTAGGCCACCCGGTGGAAGTCATCTCCGGGCGTGAAGAGGCGCGCCTGATCTACCTGGGCGTCTCGCACACGCTGGCCGACAACCCCGGCAAGCGCCTGGTCGCCGACATCGGCGGCGGCAGTACCGAGTTCATCATCGGCCAGCGCTTCGAGCCGCTGCTGCGCGAAAGCCTGCAGATGGGCTGCGTGAGTTTCACCCAGCGCTACTTCCGCGACGGCAAGATCACCCCGGCACGCTACGCCCAGGCCTACACCGCTGCACGCCTGGAGCTGATGAGCATCGAGAACGGCCTGCACCGCCTGACCTGGGACGAGGCCATCGGTTCATCCGGCACCATCCGCGCCATCGGCGCTGCGATCAAGGCTGCAGGCCTGGGCAATGGTGAGGTCAATGCCGAAGGCCTGGCTTGGGTCAAACGCAAGCTGTTCAAGCTGGGCGAAGCCGACAAGATCGACTTCGAAGGCGTCAAACCAGACCGGCGCACCATTTTCCCGGCGGGCCTGGCGATTCTCGAAGCGATCTTCGATGCCCTGGAACTGCAACGCATGGACCACTGCGACGGCGCACTGCGTGAAGGCGTGCTGTTCGACCTGTTGGGCCGCCATCACCATGAAGACGTGCGCGAACGCACCCTGAACTCGCTGATGGAGCGGTACCACGTCGACCAGGGCCAGGCCGCGCGGGTCGAGCGCAAAGCCTTGCATGCGTTCGACCAAGTCGCCGCGCAGTGGGACCTGAATGAAGGTAATTGGCGGGATCTTCTTAGTTGGGCGGCCAAAATTCACGAGATCGGCCTGGATATTGCCCATTATCACTACCACAAGCACGGCGCCTATCTAGTCGAGCATTCCGACCTGGCAGGCTTTTCGCGGGAAGATCAACAAATGATGGCGCTGCTGGTGCGCGGCCACCGCCGCAACATCCCCAAAGACAAGTTCGTGGAACTCGGCGATGAGGGCGTCAAGTTGCTGCGCCTGTGCGTGCTGCTGCGCTTCGCCATCCTGTTCCACCACATCCGGGGAACTCAACAGATGCCGAAGGTACAGCTCAAAGCGGATGAAGACAGCCTTGAGGTGGTGTTCCCCGAAGGCTGGCTGGAACAGAACCAGCTGACCCAGGCCGACTTCGCCAACGAGGCGCAGTGGCTGACCCGGGTCGGCTTCGTCCTCAGCGTACGTTGA
- a CDS encoding gamma-glutamylcyclotransferase, whose translation MSALESLSWGITYPPALDFGQQLSREQLLNSMQMTMSRHEGGPVWLFAYGSLIWRPECQSVERQRARVHGYHRGLYLWSHEHRGTPETPGLVFGLDRGGSCSGFAYRLEDSNLDESLMALWQREMPYPAYRPHWLSCRLDDGSKVQALGFVLERHLPCYAGNLPDTLLSQILASAKGRYGTTKDYVEQTLNALRSHQMPDRNLEARFRRCHNLHEPIRG comes from the coding sequence ATGTCGGCACTTGAAAGTTTGTCTTGGGGAATCACTTATCCTCCGGCGCTGGACTTTGGCCAGCAATTGTCCCGTGAGCAATTGCTCAACTCCATGCAGATGACCATGTCTCGCCATGAAGGCGGTCCTGTGTGGTTGTTTGCCTACGGTTCACTGATCTGGCGACCGGAGTGTCAGTCCGTCGAGCGGCAGCGAGCCCGCGTGCATGGGTATCACCGTGGGTTGTACTTGTGGTCCCATGAACATCGCGGCACCCCGGAAACGCCCGGCCTGGTGTTCGGCCTGGACCGCGGCGGATCTTGCAGCGGGTTCGCTTACCGTCTGGAGGACAGCAATCTCGATGAGTCGCTGATGGCGCTGTGGCAACGGGAAATGCCCTATCCGGCCTACCGGCCGCACTGGCTCAGCTGCAGGCTGGATGATGGCAGCAAAGTGCAGGCACTGGGCTTCGTCCTGGAGCGGCACTTGCCTTGCTATGCGGGAAACCTCCCGGACACCTTGCTCAGCCAGATTCTGGCCAGTGCCAAAGGGCGTTATGGTACGACTAAAGATTATGTCGAACAGACCCTCAATGCGCTGCGCAGCCACCAGATGCCCGATCGCAATCTGGAGGCCCGGTTCAGGCGCTGCCATAACCTGCACGAACCTATTCGCGGCTAA
- a CDS encoding flagellar basal body-associated protein FliL yields MKAWILMVLALMLPAAAMAEEAKEGEPKVAYITLTPPFVGNYALDGGPKLRVYKADVALRVTGDTAAAAVKHHEPLIRNQLVALFTQQTVESMSNVDAKEKLRQEALKQVQQVMEAEEGKPIVEDLLFNNLIVQ; encoded by the coding sequence GTGAAAGCGTGGATCTTGATGGTACTGGCGCTGATGCTGCCAGCAGCGGCCATGGCCGAGGAAGCCAAAGAAGGGGAGCCGAAGGTTGCCTACATAACCCTCACCCCGCCCTTCGTCGGCAACTACGCCCTCGATGGTGGCCCTAAGCTTCGCGTGTACAAGGCCGATGTAGCCCTGCGCGTGACGGGTGATACGGCGGCAGCTGCGGTCAAACATCATGAACCGCTGATCCGTAACCAACTGGTGGCACTGTTCACTCAGCAAACCGTGGAAAGCATGAGCAACGTCGATGCCAAGGAAAAGCTGCGCCAAGAGGCGTTGAAGCAAGTGCAACAGGTGATGGAGGCCGAAGAGGGCAAGCCAATCGTCGAAGACCTGCTGTTCAATAACTTGATTGTGCAGTAA
- a CDS encoding CDP-6-deoxy-delta-3,4-glucoseen reductase encodes MQVTLQPSGAVLALEPGERILDGARRLGYDCPNSCRNGNCHVCAALLVEGRVRQEGQVRDHGELFTCIAEPLEDCVLLWDGVLALGELPVRKLACSVSECVQVGGDVWRVRLLAPAGRPPRYHAGQYLMIEREGGKQAAFSLASAPHCGRELELHVLGRETSALQLLEQLQRERVARIELPFGDTHLAELPDGPLVLIAAGTGMGQMHSLVEHCRAQGFKHPVHLYWGVRRPEDFYTIEHWAEWERLPNLFLHKVVSDLCGWEGRCGMLHEAVCEDVKDLNTVHVYASGSPNMVYATLDALVEAGMDAHRMRADVFAYAPRG; translated from the coding sequence ATGCAGGTAACGTTGCAGCCGTCCGGGGCGGTGCTGGCGCTCGAACCCGGGGAAAGGATTCTGGATGGAGCGCGGCGGCTGGGCTATGACTGCCCGAACAGCTGTCGCAATGGCAATTGCCATGTTTGCGCCGCATTGCTGGTCGAAGGGCGCGTGCGCCAGGAGGGCCAAGTCCGCGACCACGGCGAGTTGTTCACCTGCATCGCTGAACCCTTGGAGGACTGTGTGTTGCTCTGGGACGGTGTGCTTGCCTTGGGCGAGCTGCCGGTGCGCAAGCTGGCGTGCAGCGTGAGTGAGTGCGTTCAAGTCGGTGGCGATGTGTGGCGCGTTCGCCTGCTAGCACCGGCCGGCAGACCGCCGCGCTATCATGCCGGGCAGTACCTGATGATCGAGCGCGAGGGCGGCAAGCAGGCGGCGTTTTCGCTGGCTTCTGCGCCGCATTGCGGGCGCGAGCTTGAGCTGCACGTGCTGGGTCGTGAAACCAGTGCGTTGCAGTTGCTGGAGCAACTTCAGCGAGAGCGGGTGGCGCGCATCGAACTGCCCTTTGGCGATACTCACTTGGCCGAGTTGCCTGACGGGCCACTGGTGCTGATAGCCGCAGGTACCGGCATGGGGCAGATGCACAGCCTGGTCGAGCATTGCCGCGCTCAGGGCTTCAAGCACCCGGTACACCTGTACTGGGGGGTACGTCGGCCGGAGGACTTCTATACCATCGAACACTGGGCCGAATGGGAGCGTTTGCCCAACTTGTTCCTGCACAAGGTGGTCAGTGACCTGTGCGGCTGGGAAGGGCGCTGCGGCATGCTGCACGAAGCGGTCTGTGAGGACGTCAAGGATCTAAACACCGTGCATGTGTATGCCAGTGGTTCGCCGAACATGGTCTACGCCACGCTCGATGCGCTGGTAGAGGCGGGTATGGATGCCCACCGCATGCGTGCCGATGTATTCGCCTATGCCCCACGCGGCTAA
- a CDS encoding EVE domain-containing protein: MAYWLMKSEPDELSIEALGRLGEARWDGVRNYQARNFIRAMSVGDEFFFYHSSCPQPGIAGIARITAAAYPDPTALDPESHYYDAKANQEKNPWSAVDVAHVKTFSKVLGLGLLKQQDALAELPLVQKGTRLSVMPVTEAQWAAIIKLAS; encoded by the coding sequence ATGGCCTATTGGCTAATGAAGTCCGAACCCGATGAGCTTTCCATAGAGGCTCTGGGACGCCTTGGTGAGGCTCGCTGGGATGGCGTTCGCAATTACCAGGCGCGCAATTTCATACGGGCCATGAGCGTAGGCGATGAGTTCTTCTTTTACCACTCCAGTTGCCCGCAGCCGGGCATTGCCGGCATTGCCAGGATTACCGCAGCCGCCTACCCAGACCCGACGGCGCTCGACCCAGAAAGCCATTACTACGACGCTAAGGCCAACCAAGAGAAGAATCCATGGAGCGCGGTCGACGTAGCGCATGTGAAGACATTCAGTAAGGTGCTGGGGCTGGGCTTGCTGAAACAGCAGGATGCGCTGGCGGAGCTTCCGCTGGTTCAAAAAGGCACACGATTGTCGGTGATGCCAGTGACCGAAGCGCAATGGGCGGCCATCATTAAACTGGCCAGTTGA
- the trxA gene encoding thioredoxin TrxA: protein MSSDLIKHVTDATFEAEVLQAQGPVLVDYWAEWCGPCKMIAPVLDDIAATYEGKLTVAKLNIDDNQETPAKHGVRGIPTLMLFKNGNVEATKVGALSKSQLAAFLDAHL from the coding sequence ATGAGCAGCGATCTGATCAAACACGTCACCGACGCCACCTTCGAAGCCGAAGTCCTGCAGGCTCAAGGCCCGGTGCTGGTCGACTACTGGGCTGAATGGTGCGGTCCATGCAAGATGATCGCTCCGGTTCTGGACGACATCGCCGCCACCTACGAGGGCAAACTGACCGTCGCCAAGCTGAACATCGACGACAACCAGGAAACCCCGGCCAAGCACGGCGTGCGTGGCATTCCTACCCTGATGCTGTTCAAGAACGGCAACGTCGAAGCCACCAAGGTGGGCGCGTTGTCCAAATCGCAGCTGGCCGCGTTCCTCGACGCCCACCTGTGA